The Hahella sp. HNIBRBA332 genome window below encodes:
- the topA gene encoding type I DNA topoisomerase gives MGKSLVIVESPAKAKTINKYLGSEYVVKSSVGHIRDLPTSGGKETSSPKERAAEAAKMRKLPAEERESIKKRKARDQLISRMGVDPENDWAARYEILPGKEKVVEELKRLAKSADQIYLATDLDREGEAIAWHLKESIGGDDSRYRRVVFNEITKSAITEAFKSPSQLDYNRVNAQQARRFLDRVVGYMVSPLLWSKIARGLSAGRVQSVAVRLIVEREREIRAFTPEEYWELHALLSKSKQQAKFQVAKYKGENYRPTNKEQSDKLTALLESQAFKVVNREDKPSVTKTPAPFITSTLQQAASTRLGFSVKKTMVLAQRLYEAGYITYMRTDSTNLSADAVSACREFIGKKFGDKYLPDNPKTYVSKERAQEAHEAIRPSDINVGANQISGLEKDAEKLYDLIWRQFVACQMESARFLSTSIQVQAGDFELRTRGRLLQFDGFLKVLPAQAKKDDEAELPAFEINDQLDLDKLEPTQHFTKPAPRYTEATLVKELEKRSIGRPSTYASIISTIQERGYVKLANRRFYAEKMGDIVTDRLTEAFTDLMDYGFTAKMEGQLDEIASGNEGWKQVLNAFYADFAKKLEKADMEGGMRANQAVQTEITCPTCSRPMQIRTASTGVFLGCSGYALPPKERCKTTINLIPGDEVIRADDEEGEANALRAKKRCPICDTAMDSYVIDETRKLHVCGNNPDCEGYEVEGGQFKVAGYDGPTLECDKCGAEMQLKTGRFGKYFGCTSSTCGNTRKLLKNGEPAPPKMEPVVMPELACDKVDDIFVLRDGASGLFLAASKFPKNRETRAPLVEELIPHKKEIDPKHHYLLEAPTRDPEGNPAIIRFSRKTKQQYVMSEKGGKPTGWSAFYKDGKWVAKDK, from the coding sequence ATGGGTAAATCGCTGGTAATCGTGGAGTCCCCTGCAAAGGCAAAAACCATAAACAAATATCTTGGTTCGGAATATGTAGTCAAATCCAGTGTGGGGCATATTCGTGATTTGCCGACCAGTGGAGGTAAGGAAACATCATCTCCGAAAGAGCGTGCGGCGGAAGCGGCGAAAATGCGCAAGCTGCCTGCTGAAGAGCGCGAAAGCATCAAGAAACGTAAAGCCCGGGATCAATTGATCTCTCGCATGGGAGTTGACCCTGAAAATGATTGGGCGGCCCGCTATGAAATCCTTCCAGGTAAAGAAAAAGTCGTTGAAGAACTGAAGCGTCTGGCGAAAAGCGCTGACCAGATCTATCTCGCAACGGACTTAGACCGCGAAGGAGAGGCGATCGCCTGGCATCTCAAAGAATCTATTGGCGGCGATGACTCCCGTTATCGTCGCGTGGTCTTTAACGAGATCACAAAATCCGCCATAACTGAGGCGTTCAAAAGCCCCAGTCAGCTTGATTACAACCGCGTAAACGCCCAGCAGGCGCGTCGCTTTCTCGATCGTGTGGTCGGCTACATGGTGTCGCCGCTGCTGTGGTCCAAGATTGCGCGAGGCTTGTCTGCGGGGCGGGTGCAATCTGTCGCGGTGCGGCTGATTGTCGAGCGTGAGCGTGAAATTCGCGCCTTTACGCCGGAAGAGTACTGGGAATTGCATGCGCTGCTTTCCAAGAGTAAGCAGCAGGCTAAATTCCAGGTCGCCAAGTACAAGGGCGAGAATTATCGTCCCACTAATAAAGAGCAGTCTGACAAGCTGACTGCGCTGCTGGAGTCGCAGGCGTTCAAGGTTGTCAATCGCGAAGATAAGCCCTCTGTCACCAAGACGCCGGCGCCATTTATCACTTCTACCTTGCAGCAGGCGGCCAGCACCCGTTTGGGGTTTAGCGTCAAGAAAACCATGGTGTTGGCGCAGCGCCTCTACGAGGCGGGTTACATCACTTATATGAGAACGGACTCTACCAACTTGTCCGCTGATGCAGTGAGCGCATGTCGTGAATTCATCGGCAAAAAGTTTGGCGATAAATATTTGCCTGACAACCCGAAAACTTACGTAAGTAAAGAGCGGGCGCAGGAGGCGCACGAGGCGATACGTCCTTCCGATATCAATGTGGGGGCCAATCAGATTTCCGGTCTCGAAAAAGACGCCGAGAAACTGTATGACCTTATTTGGCGTCAATTCGTAGCCTGTCAGATGGAAAGCGCGCGTTTCCTGAGCACCAGTATTCAGGTGCAGGCGGGGGATTTTGAATTAAGAACCCGTGGTCGACTTCTGCAGTTTGACGGCTTCCTTAAAGTGCTGCCTGCACAAGCGAAGAAGGATGATGAGGCCGAGTTGCCCGCGTTCGAAATTAACGATCAGTTGGATCTGGATAAACTGGAGCCGACTCAGCACTTTACCAAACCAGCGCCGCGTTATACGGAGGCGACCCTGGTTAAGGAGCTGGAGAAGCGGAGTATCGGGCGTCCTTCCACGTATGCGTCAATCATTTCCACTATTCAGGAGCGCGGCTATGTGAAACTGGCCAACCGGCGTTTCTATGCGGAGAAGATGGGCGATATCGTTACCGATCGTTTGACGGAAGCCTTTACGGATCTGATGGATTACGGTTTTACGGCGAAGATGGAAGGGCAGCTGGATGAAATTGCCTCTGGCAACGAGGGCTGGAAGCAAGTTCTCAATGCTTTCTACGCCGACTTCGCCAAAAAGCTGGAGAAGGCGGATATGGAAGGCGGTATGCGCGCGAATCAGGCTGTGCAGACAGAGATAACCTGTCCGACCTGCTCGCGTCCAATGCAGATTCGCACGGCTTCCACCGGCGTATTCCTTGGCTGTTCCGGTTATGCGCTGCCGCCGAAAGAGCGTTGCAAGACGACGATCAACCTGATACCTGGCGATGAGGTGATTCGTGCGGACGATGAAGAAGGTGAGGCGAATGCGCTGCGTGCGAAAAAGCGTTGCCCGATTTGCGATACCGCCATGGACAGCTATGTCATCGATGAAACCCGCAAGCTGCATGTATGTGGTAACAATCCGGATTGTGAAGGCTATGAAGTAGAAGGCGGCCAATTTAAAGTGGCTGGCTACGACGGGCCGACGCTGGAGTGTGATAAGTGCGGCGCCGAGATGCAGCTCAAAACCGGACGCTTTGGAAAGTACTTTGGCTGCACCAGCTCGACCTGTGGAAATACCCGTAAGTTGCTTAAGAATGGCGAACCTGCTCCGCCCAAGATGGAGCCTGTGGTGATGCCGGAGCTGGCGTGCGATAAGGTTGACGATATCTTCGTGTTGCGCGACGGCGCTTCTGGATTGTTTCTGGCGGCGAGTAAGTTTCCCAAGAATCGTGAAACCCGTGCGCCGCTGGTGGAGGAGTTGATCCCTCACAAGAAGGAAATCGATCCTAAGCATCACTACCTGCTGGAAGCGCCTACGCGCGATCCGGAAGGAAATCCGGCGATAATTCGCTTCAGTCGCAAGACCAAACAGCAATACGTCATGTCAGAGAAGGGCGGCAAGCCTACTGGCTGGTCGGCTTTCTATAAAGATGGAAAGTGGGTGGCTAAAGACAAATAG
- a CDS encoding NAD(P)-dependent oxidoreductase — protein sequence MESTETAATGRICFIGLGVMGFPMAGHLANNGHQVTVYNRNVEKSERWLKTHTGKFIRKLRDAAQCDVIISCVGDDNDLRSIYLGEEGLINQLRKGSLIIDHTTASASVAKELFEAAQERNIGFLDAPVSGGQQGAENGALTIMCGGEEKDFARAEPLFKHYSRAATLMGHAGSGQLTKMANQIAIAGLVQGLAEALHFAEQADLDPQQVVNVISKGAAQSWQMDNRHKTMIAGDYEHGFAVDLMRKDLSICLGEASNNKARLPITALVDQFYAEVQSMGGGRWDTSSLLARLKR from the coding sequence ATGGAATCAACTGAAACCGCCGCAACAGGAAGAATTTGCTTCATCGGCCTCGGCGTCATGGGATTCCCGATGGCCGGCCACCTCGCCAACAATGGCCACCAAGTCACCGTTTACAACCGCAACGTCGAGAAGTCGGAACGCTGGCTGAAGACCCACACAGGCAAGTTCATTCGCAAACTGCGAGACGCCGCCCAATGCGACGTCATTATCTCTTGCGTCGGCGACGACAATGATCTGCGCAGCATCTATCTTGGCGAAGAAGGCCTAATCAATCAGTTGCGCAAAGGCTCCCTGATCATCGACCACACTACTGCATCAGCCAGTGTCGCCAAAGAACTGTTTGAAGCCGCCCAGGAGCGCAACATCGGCTTTCTTGACGCCCCCGTATCCGGGGGACAACAAGGCGCAGAGAACGGCGCATTGACCATCATGTGCGGAGGCGAAGAGAAAGACTTTGCGAGAGCGGAACCCCTATTCAAACACTACAGTCGCGCAGCAACCTTGATGGGACACGCTGGCAGCGGCCAGTTGACCAAAATGGCCAACCAGATCGCCATCGCAGGATTGGTGCAGGGATTGGCGGAAGCGCTGCACTTTGCAGAGCAGGCCGACCTGGATCCACAGCAAGTGGTGAACGTCATCTCCAAAGGCGCCGCGCAATCCTGGCAAATGGACAACCGCCACAAAACCATGATTGCCGGAGACTACGAGCACGGCTTCGCAGTGGACCTCATGCGCAAGGACCTTTCCATCTGCTTAGGTGAGGCCTCAAACAACAAAGCTCGCCTCCCCATCACCGCCCTCGTCGATCAATTTTACGCCGAAGTGCAATCCATGGGGGGAGGACGCTGGGACACATCCAGCCTATTAGCGCGATTAAAGAGATAG
- the gltA gene encoding citrate synthase, producing MTDKKATLSVNGKTIELPVYSGTTGPDVIDVRGLVEEGLFTYDPGFVSTAACESQITYIDGANGVLLHRGYPIEQLAEKSDYLEVCYLLIHGELPTAEQAEEFRSTVKNHTMIHEQLRNFFNGFRRDAHPMAIMCGVVGALSAFYHDTMDFSDEHHREIAAFRLMAKMPTLAAMCYKYSTGQPFMYPRNDLDYAGNFLHMMFGTPCEPYQVNPVVAKAMDRIFVLHADHEQNASTSTVRLAGSSGANPFACIASGIAALWGPAHGGANEAVLNMLLEIGDESRIPEFIQRAKDKSDPFRLMGFGHRVYKNFDPRAKVMKQTCDDVLKELGCENDPLFRIARELERIALEDPYFVEKKLYPNVDFYSGIILRAVGIPVSMFTVIFAMARTIGWFSHWHEMVSSSYRIGRPRQLYTGHTTRDYPSK from the coding sequence ATGACTGACAAGAAAGCGACGTTATCGGTCAATGGTAAAACAATCGAGCTTCCGGTTTATTCCGGCACCACCGGCCCAGACGTCATAGATGTCAGAGGATTGGTTGAAGAAGGTTTGTTTACCTACGATCCAGGCTTCGTATCAACAGCCGCCTGCGAATCGCAAATCACTTATATAGATGGCGCCAATGGCGTACTACTACACCGTGGGTATCCTATAGAACAGTTGGCCGAAAAGTCCGACTATCTTGAAGTCTGCTACTTACTGATACACGGCGAATTGCCTACTGCGGAACAGGCGGAAGAGTTCCGTAGCACGGTTAAAAATCACACCATGATCCACGAGCAGCTGAGAAACTTCTTCAACGGTTTCCGACGCGACGCTCACCCAATGGCGATCATGTGCGGCGTTGTCGGCGCCCTGTCCGCGTTCTATCACGACACTATGGACTTCTCTGACGAGCACCACCGCGAAATTGCGGCATTCCGCCTGATGGCGAAAATGCCCACTTTGGCGGCGATGTGCTACAAGTACTCCACAGGTCAGCCGTTCATGTATCCCAGAAACGATCTGGACTACGCAGGCAATTTCCTGCATATGATGTTCGGCACTCCTTGCGAGCCTTACCAAGTTAACCCAGTGGTCGCCAAGGCCATGGATCGCATCTTTGTTTTACATGCGGACCATGAACAAAACGCCTCCACATCAACCGTACGCCTGGCCGGCTCTTCCGGCGCCAACCCCTTCGCCTGTATCGCTTCCGGCATTGCTGCGCTATGGGGACCTGCACATGGCGGCGCCAACGAAGCTGTGTTGAATATGCTTCTGGAGATTGGCGACGAGTCCCGCATCCCAGAGTTCATTCAGCGCGCCAAAGACAAGAGCGATCCTTTCCGCCTGATGGGCTTTGGACACCGGGTCTACAAGAACTTCGACCCGCGCGCCAAAGTCATGAAGCAGACCTGCGACGACGTACTGAAAGAGCTTGGCTGCGAGAACGACCCATTGTTCCGCATCGCACGCGAACTGGAGCGCATCGCCCTGGAAGACCCATACTTCGTAGAGAAGAAACTCTACCCCAACGTGGACTTCTACTCCGGCATCATCCTGCGCGCCGTCGGCATCCCGGTTTCCATGTTCACCGTCATCTTCGCCATGGCGAGAACCATTGGCTGGTTCTCTCACTGGCATGAAATGGTGAGCTCTTCTTACCGGATCGGTCGTCCGCGCCAGCTGTACACCGGACACACCACCAGAGACTACCCAAGCAAATAA
- the sdhC gene encoding succinate dehydrogenase, cytochrome b556 subunit produces MNSKRPVNLDLTKFHFPLPAITSILHRISGVIIFIAMAFLLWGLDASLASKESFASLQSVMDSFLAKLILWGILAALFYHFVAGIKHLIMDAGIGETLKGGQIAAKVVIAVSVVLILLAGVWIW; encoded by the coding sequence GTGAATAGCAAAAGACCTGTTAATCTAGATCTGACGAAATTCCATTTTCCTCTACCCGCAATTACATCTATTCTGCATCGGATATCAGGTGTAATTATCTTCATTGCAATGGCGTTCCTGTTGTGGGGGCTCGACGCATCTCTGGCGAGCAAGGAAAGTTTCGCTTCCCTTCAGTCAGTCATGGACAGTTTTCTTGCAAAACTAATTCTGTGGGGCATTCTTGCCGCATTGTTCTATCACTTCGTCGCTGGCATCAAGCACCTCATCATGGATGCTGGGATCGGTGAAACCCTGAAGGGCGGGCAGATCGCAGCGAAGGTTGTGATAGCCGTGTCTGTTGTGCTCATTCTGTTGGCGGGAGTTTGGATATGGTAA
- the sdhD gene encoding succinate dehydrogenase, hydrophobic membrane anchor protein gives MVTSVTNLGRSGAYDWMVQRVSAVVLALYTAFMVGVLVFTPDLTYEVWSALFAKTWMRIFSLAALVALGAHAWIGLWTITTDYMKNGVIRFVAQAACGTIMFVYFIWGVQILWGL, from the coding sequence ATGGTAACCAGCGTCACCAATTTAGGCCGTAGCGGCGCATACGATTGGATGGTGCAGCGGGTCTCCGCTGTTGTGTTGGCTCTTTATACTGCATTTATGGTTGGCGTCCTGGTGTTTACGCCGGATCTGACCTATGAAGTATGGAGCGCGCTGTTCGCCAAGACTTGGATGAGAATTTTCTCCCTGGCCGCGCTGGTGGCGCTTGGCGCCCACGCGTGGATCGGTTTGTGGACGATTACCACCGACTACATGAAAAACGGCGTGATCCGTTTCGTTGCGCAAGCAGCGTGCGGAACCATCATGTTCGTTTACTTCATCTGGGGCGTGCAAATTTTGTGGGGGCTGTAA
- the sdhA gene encoding succinate dehydrogenase flavoprotein subunit, protein MSKLRTLSYDAIVIGGGGAGMRAALQLTQSGVKTACITKVFPTRSHTVSAQGGITCAIASSDPNDDWRWHMYDTVKGSDYIGDQDAIEYMCSVGPQAVFELEHMGLPFSRTETGRIYQRPFGGQSKDFGKGGQAARTCAAADRTGHALLHTLYQGNLRGGTTFLNEWYAVDLVKNQSGAVVGVTAICIETGETVYVKAKATVLATGGAGRIYASTTNALINTGDGVGMALRAGFPAQDMEMWQFHPTGIAGAGVLVTEGCRGEGGYLINGEGERFMERYAPNAKDLAGRDVVARSMIMEILEGRGCGPDKDHVLLKLDHLGEETLHLRLPGIVELSKTFAHVDPAKEPIPVVPTCHYMMGGIPTNIGGQALTQDANGNDKVIDGLFACGEVACVSVHGANRLGGNSLLDLVVFGRAAGLHIEKMLKDGYGVDDASESDIDATMARLDRLNSGSGSEKVAEVRKDLQNTMQLYFGVFRDGESMQKGLKLLEELGGRVKNTVLEDKSMAFNTARIEALELDNLYEVAYATAVAAEERKESRGAHARNDYTERDDDNWLKHSLYFPLDKRVSKREVNFAPKIVEPFPPKARSY, encoded by the coding sequence ATGTCTAAACTTAGAACTCTTTCATACGATGCGATTGTAATCGGCGGCGGCGGCGCTGGGATGCGTGCGGCGCTGCAATTGACGCAGTCCGGCGTAAAAACCGCTTGTATCACCAAAGTATTCCCAACTCGTTCTCACACTGTGTCCGCTCAGGGCGGAATTACCTGCGCTATCGCCAGTTCGGATCCGAATGATGATTGGCGTTGGCACATGTACGACACCGTCAAGGGGTCGGACTACATCGGTGATCAGGATGCAATCGAATATATGTGTTCGGTCGGTCCTCAAGCCGTATTTGAGCTGGAGCACATGGGGCTGCCTTTCTCCCGTACGGAGACTGGACGTATCTATCAGCGTCCTTTTGGCGGTCAGTCCAAAGATTTCGGTAAGGGCGGTCAGGCTGCCCGTACCTGCGCGGCAGCGGACCGTACTGGTCATGCGCTGTTGCACACTCTTTATCAAGGCAACCTGCGCGGCGGCACAACCTTTTTAAATGAATGGTACGCAGTCGATCTGGTGAAAAACCAGTCGGGCGCGGTAGTCGGGGTGACGGCTATCTGCATCGAAACTGGTGAGACTGTATACGTTAAAGCCAAGGCGACAGTTCTGGCTACCGGTGGCGCAGGCAGAATCTATGCCTCCACCACTAACGCACTAATCAATACTGGCGATGGCGTCGGTATGGCTCTTCGCGCAGGCTTCCCGGCGCAAGACATGGAAATGTGGCAGTTCCATCCAACTGGCATCGCCGGAGCAGGCGTGTTGGTGACGGAAGGTTGTCGCGGAGAGGGCGGCTACCTGATCAATGGCGAAGGCGAGCGTTTCATGGAGCGCTATGCGCCCAACGCAAAAGACCTGGCTGGTCGTGACGTCGTCGCCCGCTCCATGATTATGGAGATCCTTGAAGGTCGTGGTTGCGGTCCTGATAAAGACCACGTATTGCTGAAGCTGGATCATTTGGGTGAAGAGACGCTGCATCTGCGTTTGCCTGGCATCGTGGAACTGTCAAAAACATTTGCGCACGTAGATCCTGCGAAGGAGCCTATTCCAGTTGTGCCGACCTGTCACTACATGATGGGTGGTATTCCGACTAACATCGGTGGTCAGGCGCTGACTCAAGATGCAAACGGCAACGACAAGGTTATAGACGGCCTGTTCGCCTGCGGCGAAGTCGCATGCGTATCCGTGCATGGCGCAAACCGTCTGGGCGGCAACTCGCTGTTGGATTTGGTTGTATTTGGTCGTGCAGCGGGACTTCACATCGAGAAGATGTTGAAAGACGGCTATGGCGTGGATGACGCATCCGAATCCGATATCGACGCGACCATGGCGCGACTGGACAGACTGAACAGCGGCTCTGGCTCCGAAAAAGTGGCGGAAGTACGTAAAGACCTGCAGAACACAATGCAGCTATATTTCGGTGTATTCCGTGATGGCGAAAGCATGCAGAAAGGTCTGAAACTGCTGGAAGAGTTGGGCGGTCGCGTGAAGAACACAGTGCTTGAAGATAAGAGCATGGCGTTCAATACCGCTCGTATCGAAGCTTTAGAGCTGGATAACCTGTACGAAGTCGCTTATGCGACAGCTGTTGCGGCTGAAGAAAGAAAGGAAAGCCGCGGAGCGCACGCCCGTAACGACTACACAGAACGGGATGACGACAATTGGTTGAAGCACTCTCTCTACTTCCCTCTGGACAAGCGGGTAAGCAAACGGGAAGTGAACTTTGCGCCTAAAATTGTGGAGCCATTTCCTCCGAAAGCTCGTAGTTACTAG
- a CDS encoding succinate dehydrogenase iron-sulfur subunit gives MLVSIYRYNPEVDEAPFMQDVELEVPAGKDLMVLDVLGLMKEKDPTLAYRRSCREGVCGSDGMNMNGKNGLACITPLSQVVKNNKLILRPLPGLPVIRDLVVDMAIFYKQYEKIKPFLVNDNPPPAIERLQSPEEREKLDGLYECILCACCSTSCPSFWWNPDKFVGPAGLLQAYRFLVDSRDTSTEERLANLDDPFSVFRCRGIMNCVSVCPKGLNPTRAIGHIRNMLLQRAT, from the coding sequence ATGTTGGTAAGCATCTATCGTTATAATCCGGAAGTTGACGAAGCTCCCTTCATGCAGGATGTGGAGCTGGAAGTTCCTGCGGGCAAGGACCTGATGGTTCTGGACGTGCTGGGACTGATGAAAGAAAAAGATCCGACCCTGGCGTATCGTCGCTCATGCCGTGAGGGCGTGTGCGGCTCTGACGGCATGAACATGAACGGCAAAAACGGCTTGGCGTGCATCACTCCTCTTTCTCAGGTGGTGAAGAACAACAAGCTGATTTTGCGTCCGTTGCCAGGGTTGCCGGTTATTCGCGACCTAGTTGTGGATATGGCGATTTTCTACAAGCAGTACGAGAAAATTAAGCCATTCCTGGTGAATGACAATCCGCCTCCGGCGATTGAGCGATTGCAGTCACCCGAAGAGCGTGAAAAGCTGGACGGCCTGTATGAATGTATTCTATGTGCGTGCTGTTCTACTTCATGCCCGTCGTTCTGGTGGAACCCAGATAAGTTCGTTGGTCCCGCAGGCTTGTTGCAGGCATACAGATTCCTGGTTGACAGTCGCGACACTTCTACCGAAGAAAGATTGGCGAATCTCGACGACCCGTTCAGCGTATTCCGCTGCCGGGGAATCATGAATTGCGTAAGTGTATGCCCGAAAGGTCTGAATCCAACCAGAGCCATCGGCCACATACGCAATATGCTCTTACAGCGTGCTACTTAA
- a CDS encoding 2-oxoglutarate dehydrogenase E1 component, with the protein MHESTMEQLWRTSHLAGGNFAYVEQLYETYLTDPNGIPQAWREYFDKLPKEEGLPSQDIPHSVIKEQFLKLSRRRAAAVEASPTSLVSTEHERKQVKVLQLINTYRFRGHQKAKLDPLNLMVREHIADMELEYHGLTRADLDTVFQTGSLCFGVETMTFGEIIRGLEFTYCDTVGAEYMHIVNTEEKRWVQQRLESVRSHPVYEKERRYHLLERLSAAEGLEKYLSSRYPGTKRFGLEGGESLIPLLDELIQRAGSYGAKEIVIGMAHRGRLNVLVNTLGKNPKALFDEFEGKRLLDEGSGDVKYHQGFSSNVLTPGGEVHLALAFNPSHLEIVSPVVEGSVRARQDRRDDTGGDAVVPVIMHGDAAFAGQGVVMETFQMSQTRGYGVGGTVHIIINNQVGFTTHRREDARSTEYCTDVAKMVQAPIFHVNGDDPEAVLFVTQVAMDYRNTFKKDVVIDLLCYRRRGHNEADEPSATQPLMYQCIKSLPTTRQIYAQRLINEGVITEEESARLENEYRDLLDKGEHVVKSLVKEPNKELFVDWSPYLGHQWTAKCKTGISLKTLQKLGRKMDVLPDGFVPQRQVSKILEDRKKMTQSAMPVNWGYAEVMAYATLLHEGHSIRLTGQDVGRGTFSHRHAVLHNQKDGGLHIPLQHLAEGQPVFDIYDSYLSEEAVLAFEYGYATTNPKTLVIWEAQFGDFANGAQVVIDQFITSGEHKWGRLCGLTMLLPHGYEGQGPEHSSARLERYLQLCAEHNIQVCVPTTPAQVFHMLRRQVKRPLRKPLVAMSPKSLLRHKDAVSTVEELAEGHFHTVLGEIDDHIDPKQVRRVIMCSGKVYYDLLDKRRNENIQDVAIIRIEQLYPFPEDDLEEVLSAYKKLTNIVWCQEEPMNQGAWYCSQHHMRNVLAKTHPKLYLEYAGRPGSAAPAAGYGHVHAEEQAKLVNDAFTI; encoded by the coding sequence ATGCACGAAAGCACGATGGAGCAGCTGTGGCGGACTTCCCATTTGGCAGGTGGGAACTTTGCCTATGTTGAGCAACTCTATGAGACCTATCTCACCGATCCTAACGGCATACCCCAGGCCTGGCGTGAGTATTTCGACAAACTGCCAAAAGAGGAAGGACTACCCAGTCAGGATATTCCTCACTCCGTCATTAAAGAACAGTTCCTGAAACTGTCACGCAGACGCGCAGCGGCTGTCGAAGCCAGCCCAACATCATTGGTCAGCACCGAGCACGAACGTAAGCAGGTCAAGGTGCTGCAGCTGATTAACACCTACCGTTTTCGTGGACATCAGAAAGCCAAACTGGATCCTCTCAACCTGATGGTGCGCGAGCATATCGCGGACATGGAGTTGGAATATCACGGCTTGACCCGAGCGGACCTGGATACTGTATTTCAGACCGGCTCATTGTGCTTCGGCGTAGAGACCATGACGTTCGGCGAGATTATTCGTGGTTTGGAGTTTACCTACTGCGATACCGTCGGCGCTGAATACATGCATATCGTTAACACTGAAGAAAAACGCTGGGTTCAGCAGCGTCTTGAATCAGTGCGCTCGCATCCTGTTTATGAGAAAGAGCGTCGCTATCACCTATTGGAAAGATTGAGTGCGGCGGAAGGTCTTGAAAAATACTTATCTTCGCGTTATCCAGGCACCAAGCGCTTTGGCCTTGAAGGCGGCGAGAGCTTGATTCCTTTGCTGGATGAATTGATTCAGAGAGCGGGAAGCTACGGCGCCAAAGAAATCGTTATCGGTATGGCGCACCGTGGCCGTCTCAACGTGTTGGTCAACACCTTGGGCAAAAACCCCAAAGCCTTGTTTGACGAATTCGAAGGCAAGCGTCTGTTGGATGAAGGCTCCGGCGACGTGAAGTATCACCAGGGCTTTTCTTCCAACGTTCTGACTCCGGGCGGCGAAGTTCACTTGGCGTTGGCGTTCAATCCTTCGCACCTGGAAATCGTTTCTCCGGTGGTGGAAGGCTCTGTAAGAGCGCGTCAGGATCGTCGTGACGATACCGGCGGTGATGCAGTTGTGCCTGTCATCATGCACGGCGACGCGGCGTTCGCTGGCCAGGGCGTCGTCATGGAAACGTTCCAGATGAGCCAAACCCGTGGCTACGGCGTTGGCGGCACTGTCCACATCATCATTAATAACCAGGTCGGTTTCACTACTCACCGCCGTGAAGACGCGCGCTCCACCGAGTATTGCACTGACGTTGCGAAAATGGTCCAAGCGCCAATTTTCCACGTTAACGGCGATGATCCGGAAGCGGTTCTGTTCGTTACACAGGTGGCGATGGATTACCGCAACACTTTCAAGAAAGATGTGGTTATCGACCTGTTGTGCTACCGCCGCCGCGGACACAACGAAGCGGATGAGCCTTCTGCGACTCAGCCGTTGATGTATCAGTGCATCAAAAGCCTGCCAACCACCCGCCAGATTTACGCTCAGCGGTTGATTAACGAAGGCGTTATCACCGAGGAAGAATCCGCTCGCCTGGAAAACGAATATCGTGATTTGCTGGATAAAGGCGAACACGTCGTTAAAAGCTTGGTGAAAGAGCCTAATAAAGAGTTGTTTGTTGACTGGTCTCCCTACCTGGGCCACCAATGGACAGCCAAGTGCAAGACTGGCATCAGTCTGAAAACGCTGCAGAAGCTCGGCCGAAAAATGGATGTGCTGCCCGACGGATTCGTGCCTCAGCGTCAGGTCTCCAAAATCTTGGAAGACCGCAAGAAAATGACCCAAAGCGCCATGCCGGTGAACTGGGGATATGCAGAAGTTATGGCGTATGCGACCTTGTTGCATGAAGGCCATAGCATACGTCTTACCGGTCAGGATGTTGGCCGCGGCACTTTCTCTCATCGACATGCGGTTCTTCACAATCAGAAGGACGGTGGTTTGCATATTCCGTTGCAGCATTTGGCGGAAGGGCAGCCCGTATTCGACATTTACGACTCCTACCTCTCTGAAGAGGCGGTGTTGGCGTTCGAATATGGCTACGCCACCACCAACCCGAAAACGCTGGTGATCTGGGAGGCTCAGTTCGGCGACTTCGCTAACGGCGCCCAGGTGGTTATCGACCAGTTCATCACCAGTGGCGAGCATAAGTGGGGCCGTCTATGCGGTCTGACCATGTTGCTGCCGCACGGCTATGAAGGGCAGGGACCGGAGCACTCCTCAGCGCGTCTGGAGCGTTACCTGCAGTTGTGCGCTGAGCACAATATCCAAGTCTGCGTGCCGACTACCCCTGCGCAGGTATTCCATATGCTGCGTCGTCAGGTTAAGCGTCCGCTGCGTAAGCCTCTGGTGGCGATGAGTCCGAAGAGTCTGCTGCGCCATAAAGACGCGGTCTCTACGGTTGAGGAGCTTGCCGAAGGTCACTTCCACACCGTCCTTGGCGAGATCGACGACCATATCGATCCGAAGCAGGTTCGTCGGGTCATTATGTGTAGCGGTAAGGTGTATTACGACTTGTTGGATAAGCGTCGTAATGAAAACATACAGGACGTGGCGATTATCCGCATAGAGCAGTTGTACCCGTTCCCCGAAGACGACTTGGAAGAAGTTTTGTCTGCGTACAAGAAGTTGACCAATATCGTCTGGTGTCAGGAAGAGCCAATGAACCAGGGCGCCTGGTACTGCAGTCAGCACCATATGCGTAACGTCCTCGCGAAGACGCACCCGAAACTCTACCTCGAGTACGCTGGACGTCCGGGCTCCGCCGCTCCTGCTGCGGGCTATGGCCATGTCCATGCGGAAGAGCAAGCTAAATTAGTTAACGATGCCTTTACTATTTAA